The DNA sequence AGCCCGTCGCTCCGGCGCTTTGCGAGCGACCTGGTCCCGACGTCAGCGACGGGCCCGGTACTTCTCCCGGCGGCAGGTGTGCGGGGCGGAGCCGTCGGCCTCCCAGCCCGGTAGGGGATCCGAGCGACGCGGTGCCGACAGACACTGCCGACGTGCCGGCGTGAGCACCCGCACACTGATCCgcggggagagggagagagtcaGCCAGAGCGGGCAGCCCGCCGTGTCCAGACAGCGCGCAGAGCCCGACAGCAGCCCGACCATGACTGCGCCACGAGCGCCGAGCCCCCCGGACAGCCTGCTCGGTGAGTGCCCGCCGGAGCACGAGGCGGTCAGGGGGTCCGGGGGTccgggggtcagtacagtgctAGGGCTGTATTTCGCTGGGCTGGGGGAACAGCCCTGCGCGACCAACACAATCGCGTCAAGAAGGAAAAATAAGAATGACGAATTCgtttaaatgtaaatttaaaacaagacgGTCCTTTTTagcttgttattttttattctagGCAGAGTCATAACTAACGGTAAAAATGGGAAGAGCGTTTTTTTTCGGGAAGTTCGTAATGCAGAACGTTTAAACGGTCGATTCGCGCTTCTTAACGTAGTTCGTAAAAAGCAACTGTTCAAGAGCCAGAGACACGAGTCTGCGTGCAGCCCCGGGGATTTGGACAGGTCTGTCGCTGCCGTCTCGGGGGGACTCGCCGGAGCGCCCAGCCCGGAGGCTCGCTGGGGCTTGTGACCCGGGGCGAGGGTGCGGGACCTGTCAGCCGCTGGGTAGAGACGCTGCGCTTATCCGCTCGCGTGAATTAAAGTCTTCAGCGCCGCAGGTGGGAAAGCGGGCGTGCGGTACACACTGACGCACGGCCGTGGTGCTGAATGAACCAGGTCTTGCGCAGGACGGGCTCCTCCGGGGACATGCGCGCTGGGTCCCGGGCGCCGCTGCGCTCGTGCGGAACGGCATGTTCCGCGAGACGGGGCAGCTCGCGGTTCTGCCCTCTGCGGGCGCTGCGGCTGGGACGTGAGACGTGTTTGTGAACCGTAATCAGCCCGGCGCGGGAGGTCTTCTCATGAGCCTGTAATAAGCGTGTCCACACGCTGGTCTCTCGCCTGGAGAGTTTGTGCCGAGTGCAGGGGAGCTGGGGGTAGGAATACTGGGGTCCGGGAGAGGAAGGACTGTGGACTCAAGGAGGCGCagtggacacacagacacacagcagacacagagtggacacacagacacagcagaTGCATGGACACACAGTGGACACACAGTGgacacacagcagacacaaggacacacaggcacacatcaGACACAaggacacacaggcacacagcagacacaaggacacactggacacacagtaGACACAAGGAGCcacagtggacacacacacagcagacacaaGGCACATACAGTGGACACAAGGAAGCATAGTGGACACAATGGACACACAGTGGACTCAAGGTTCACATAGCAGACACAAGGAAGAATTgtggacacaagcacacacagtgGACTCAAGAGACACATAGAGGACACAAACACGTGCGCTCCATGAAGTGGGGGTAATCTGGGGTTCGGTGCTGACTTTTGCATGAGGCTTGCTGTCAATGACAGCTGCTCCTGTATTAAGATGCCTTTGACAGCTGTCTATCTCTTTGCGTGACTGAAAATGTGATTGTTTGGGAACAGGGTTGGGGGCAAGGGGTGAGAGACAGTCCTGGAGTCTcctctgtccagtgtccagtcagtcccTTGGAGGCTCAGATgatctgtccagtgtccagccgGTTTGTTAGGATCTCGGGGTGACCTGTCCAGTCAGACTGCTGATGGCTCagggtgatacagtatgtccagtgtTCAGTCTGCTGGGGGCTCAGTGTGATCTgtctagtgtccagtcagtctgctGGACTGACACTATCACTGGAGTCATCCGTATCCTGTCTCCCTGCAGTCCTCTGTTCCTACACTCCTGTCTGTAGTCTGTCTGGAGTCAGATACAGGCGGATGGAGgcggggcagagcggtggctctgtggctcaggatctgcgcctgtggccggaagattgctggttcaaatcccgcggctggcagaggaatcctactccgttgggcccctgagcaaggcccttatctccagctgctccaggggtgccgtataaatggctgaccctgcgctctgaccccaagctcaccctgtctgtgtgtctcatggagagcaagctggggtctaatacaagaaattgtacatggccaataaagtgatccagATCTTATGTGGAGTCAGTTCTGTGAAATCTCTGTTGTGATGTGTCGTTGCTGAGGGCACTGTGTGCACGTGAGGATCCGCTCGTGGCTCTGcctggacagagagaggagggagagctgGGGGGGCTGATGGGCAGTTAGCTGATCTCTTACATAAGCAGCTGTCAGGCCGCGCTAGTCTGGGGCCGCCTGCCGGCTGTCTTTGTGTGAGACTGACAGTGCCGTGCTGAGCCCTGAGCTGTGCTGGGACTCCCCCTGCTGTGTGTCTGATCGGCTGCAGGCTCGTGGGAGGAGCTGCAGGCGTGCGAGGCAGGTGTGGAGGGGCCGGCGCGCACCCACTCCTCCCTCCTGCAGGGAGAGCTGGAGAGCATCCTGCTGGAGGCCCAGCTGGAATCCGAGAGGGGCAGCCGGACGGACAGGTCAGTGCAACCGGAAGGGGTAATCAGCAGCCACTGATCAATAACCAATTACTATCAATCAGCATCTCTTCAGGAAGAACAGTGTGCCTGCACTCACTTATAACCGATGATCGATAACCCATATCAATCTGTATCAATCAGCTACCATGCGTACACCTTGGAGTACAATTAAATCCTTACTAATCACTGATTAATAATCTGTTGTCAGCATTAGTTGACGTTAACATAATATGAATTAATCCAATAGACGCAGGGTGATGTGTCAGTACTTATTAACCAATTACATTACGGATTATTCTGATTATTGATTGATGACCCAATCTGCCATGGTCAGACATTAGTAATCACTGAATTTTTATCTTTGTGCAATGATCTATAGTAATTTTACTTCATTATTTGTATAATGTAAATACACACTGGCATCACATTAGAAATCCACAATCATAATCAATTACTAATCATTATTTGTCAGTTCATCCAACCAATCACCCTAAGTTTTCAGAAATCATTATTGATTTATCATCATCAGCAATTAGCAATACACAACAGTTTTTCACTAACAATGTTGGTCACCagattaacaaaaataatttactgctctggaatcagtacaGTAAAGGACAACCAATAGATTcatacactgacaggctggaggaactgagtctctttagtctgaagggagtgtcccacactgacaggctggaggaactgagtctctttagtctgaagggagtgtcccacactggcaggctgaaggaactgagtctctttagtctgaagggagtgtcccacactgacagactggaggaactgagtctctttagtctgactcatacactgacaggctgtatGTGTGTAACCCTCAGCTCCCAACTTCCTTTTCTCACAGCCCTCCTCAGGTTCTGAGCCCCAGGAATAGAGCCTCCCCCAGGACTGAGAGTGAACCAGGCAACAGCACCGAGCATCCCACAGTACAGGTACTGTAGACACTGTATACACCCCAcagtacagatactgtacacactgtgtgtCAGTCGGAGGAGTGGCAGTaacagtgtctctctccctgtgtgtcagTCGGAGgagtggcagtaacagtgctCTCTCCCTGCGTGTCAGTCGGAGGAGTGGCAGTaacagtgtctctctccctgtgtgtcagTCGGAGgagtggcagtaacagtgctctctccctgtgtgtcagTCGGAGGAGTGGCAGTaacagtgtctctctccctgtgtgtcagTCGGAGgagtggcagtaacagtgctATCTCCCTGTGTGTCAATCGGATTAGTGGCAGTaacagtgtctctctccctgtgtgtcagTCGGAGgagtggcagtaacagtgctctctccctgtgtgtcagTCGGATTAGTGGCAGTaacagtgtctctctccctgtgtgtcagTCGGAGGAGTGGCAGTGTCCGAATACTGATGTTGACAGATCCGGAAGTTCACAGTGGGTGTGGGACTGGGCCAGTCGACCCGAGAATCTTCCACCAAAGTAAGAACGCCACACCATCCCCTGTTTGTCACCGTGGCACCCCACTGTACCCCTCAACACCCACGCTTCAGGCCCGACTCCGAATCCTGTCCTCACCTCTCCTGGAGCTGCATTGGCAGACAGTTAACAGAACATTACATGTGTGAATGTTAATACTGTATAGCCACTTGGAGCGAGTAGAAGACACCCCTGGGATCTCACCAGCCTGTCCCTCTCTGGTCTCTCTGTCAGGGAGTTCCTGTTCCAGCACCCCAAGCAGACGGGATCTCTGAGTGAGAGGAAGAGGAGTTTCTTCTCCTCTGACCTTCTCTTCCTCTTCATCCCCTCCATACTGGCCTCACATCTGCTGACACTGGGCCTGGGGTAAGAGCGCTCTGACACCATGTCCCCGCAGGGGGCGCTGTTCACACCTCGCCTCACTCGACAGTTCTCAAATGAATCACTGTACATCCCTCCGCCCTCAACGTGCAGTATGGTGTCACGGGCCTGCTGTCCTGAACTGAACCACTTCCGAATACTCTGAGGAACAAGACTGCACTAAAAACACGCAGGGAAAGTGATCCTTACGTGAACTGCAGCTTCAAGAAAGTCTTTAAGCTGCACTGAAATCAAGCCATGAAATCAGTAGGCATGCAGTACTAGAGCTTCTGTACTGCGAACCAGAGAGAAGAAACGCCTTTTGGCTCTTGAGCCTTTCTCACACCCCTGAAGATGGTTCAGCTGCCAAAATGTCTTTCTTTCTACTCTCCAGCTTGGGACTCACTGTTTACCTGCTCCTAGTGTGTGATACATGAGCTGTAGTTGGATGTCGGTGTCCCTGATGGAGCCATCTCTCTCCCCTAGGATCTACATTGGCAAGCGTCTGGCCGCCTCCTCTGCGGGCGCGCTGTGAGCCGGCGGACAGCTCTGGGCAGCGGACCCCTGTGTGTCGTCCTGTCTGCCCTCCACCCTGGGCTATGTGCCCCTCCCCAGTGTGGGGGTGCTGGGCTTGTATCAGCGCTGTCACTGTCCAAACAGCCCCTCCCCTCCCTCGTGCCCTGCCAGTGTCCTGTAGCCCCGCCCTGTTTGGACATGTAGGTTTTTAAGGATAGCAGCCCCCTCTCCCCAGGGAGGGAGCAGTACAGACACGACAGCCCTGGGGTGGGGGGCTCGTTTTACAATGGCGGGGCTTGGAGTGCGAAAGAGAGTGGGCGGTCATCAGTCCTGGTGTCAAGGAGCCCAGAGACCTCCTCCATCCCCAGGGCTGCTCTGAGCCAGACCCTGCTGCCCCCCCAGTGGCACTGGCTGGCGTGCGGAGGATCACACTGGACAGCCACCACTGACCGCCCCTGAAGCGCCAGTCTGTCACAGTCTGCACTCAGTCCTTAACAGAAGTCATTAAGGTCTTGAGAGCTCAAGGATGCTCAGAGCTTTGTCCTAGATGACCTGCCAATCACTTAATTTAACAAGTCACCTGTTTGACTGGTCACAGATAAAATGGCCTAGGTTTGTAGAAGCACATGATTTAGCACTCGGCTGCAGAGCACGCTGGCCTGCTGCTCCCCATCGCCGGGCGGCTTTGGAACCAGGGCTCACGATTTCTGCAAAGCAGACGGACTGCTGCAGCCATAACTACAGAACTGTTAGACTTCAGACACGTCCTGCTCGGGGCCCAGCGCACGCAGGAGCTCATGAGGACAGCAGTAGGGTGCACGGCTTTACTGTGGGGTCACTCTTAAAGAGATGCTCGCAAATCCAGTTCCCTCTGCTGTGGCCTCTGTGCTCTCTGCCCACCTGCCCTGGCGCACTGTGAAAATCCTCTTCATACACACTTTTAATCCCAAGTGAAAATGTGCTCTCTAACCCTTCACAAATACTACTCAAATGATCTGTCACTCTACAGTGCAGCTATTTGCAAACGGAGGAGTGCTGTTCCTACCGGCCTGCCTCCAACACCAGTCGGGGTCCAGCAGCCTGAACATCCCGGGATCTCGCTCAGCCCATTCCCGAAGGAATTGGGTATCTGCATGGACAGCGTGGCCTGTGTAGCCTGCAGCACTCCTCCAGCTGCACAGACCCGAGAGAAACACTCATTTCATGTCTCAGCCCAAAGCCCTTCCATTGTCTAAGCGTTTCCCACGGCCGTCTCCGAGACACCCTGCGTCACCCTGTGCTGTTCTTCTGTTGGTGTATTACTAAAAATAAACTACCCTCCAGCCTAATATTCCTCTCTGTCATCCAtctttaaactattttattaacaaagACAACCAGAGAACAAGAAGAACAGGAGTTCGGCCCATACCGTGTGCAGAGACCCCAGGGGCTGCATCAGACCCGCGAGATAACATTCACAGGGgtatcacacacagacacacctcacacaagCGAGCTGCTTGCATCGTGTGCATCCTCTCGGCAGGACAGCCCAGAGGTCAGGAGCTGCGTGTGCCGAGAAAGGCTCCCCCACGGTGGAAGAGACATGATGTCTTGAGTATAACCTACAAGAAGTGCTCTAAAGGGACATTACTGCACTCCAGCATAGTCTTATGCCAACTTGCTACAGTAGGCGACTTATCCGAGATccatagaaaagaaaaaagctctttttttttccttacgcaGATTGTCAGTACAGTGCAAAGCCTTTTCTTGGTATTATTAGATATATAGCTACCTTGAAGGTCAAGTAAGGGAGATGCAACACTACCTCTCCCTCACACAATAGAAGAACTGAAACACATCAAGATTGTGATAAAATTTCAAGCACTTTTATTAGATCTTAACAGTATCTTGCTTAGAAAGGCCATTtggcattttatttatatatttatatatatatttcaaaatttGATTAACAAAAAcactagaaaacaaaaaaataggatttttttttcaaaagacaataataaaaaaatggagcaaaaacaaaaaacacatctctGATACAATTCAAAATGGTCCCGATACATTATTCTGTAGGTTTCTTTCAGAACGGAAAAAAGGCAGCAAACGTAGGAATCCAATATAAATACCCCCGGACACAGCTGCCCGGGCTGCCCCTCCACTCCTCCGGAATGGCCCCACGCCCCAGCCAGCCCAGCACAGACCTGGCAGGGCCGGAATGGCACTGGGACAGTCCTGGAATTGGGCCCTGCAGGAAACTGGAATGACAGAACTGGGAATGTGGGACCCCTCCCCACTGGTCCTGGTCACATGAGGCGCTGCTGCAGAATGGGCTTGGTTTCACAGAGAACTCCAACTGGGCCCAGCTGGGCCGCAGGAACTGGTCTGGAACTGGCCTGATGGGACTTGGCGCCAGGGACAGGCCGAGTTAAAACCACAATCACATCTCCCGTCTCTTCCAAACCAGCACTCACCTGAACGCAGCTGTGGGTCGTGAATCCCTTCTCCATCACAAACACAAACCATGTTAACAAGTGGGGCTGAGACAGCAGTCgacccctcctcctccccagAAACAGACAGAAAGCAGGACCGTGCTCCCAAGGCTGGCCTGAGCAGGGTGCTGGGCCACACCTTGAGATGGCTGTCCTTGGAAGCACCGACAGCCTGAAGACCTGCGTGATTCCTGCAGCTACCAGACTCTCGACTGGACTCCCCTTTCTCTCCGGGAGAACCTGCTCAGAACCAGGGCTCTGCGCACCGTCAATGTACTGACAGAGGAGCACAATTACTCCACACTCATCGCTGTCCATTCATCACTGCCCACTTAACAGCACTGTCCGCAGTCATCACTGTCCACAGTCATCACTGTCCACAGTCATCACTGTACACAGTCATCACTGCCCACTCAACAGCACTGTCCACAGTCATCACTGCCCACTCAACAGCACTGTCCACAGTCATCACTGCCCACTCAACAGCACTGTCTAACTGAGCAGCTCTGACCTGCAGTCTTTGCCTACGACTGGGCTACAGTCAGCATGACTCCCCACAGACCCACGCTGTCACAGACACTACAGACCTACCAACAGCCCTAACGCACCCCTCTACAACCTCACACCACCCTCGTCCTCACAAAGCCTCCACCTGTACCTGAACTCAACAAACACGAGAGCTGCAGCTCACACGAACATGAATGCGAGTACAATGAGACACACACCACAGAGGTCTGACCCACGACAGGCTCCAGACCGCAGGACGCCTGTGCAAGCTGTGACGATGAAGCAGTTTAACACTATTTTGACCAGACATCTGAGGGTAAAGGTAATATAGTAACAGGCTGGTTCAGAAAAGCCACTGGATTAAGAAAGCAAGAGCACAGAAGTCTGTACAACAATGATTACTGTGCCATGCTCCCAGGGGCTCACAGAGACAGGCACTCACTAGCTCCCCAAGGCCTGGTCTTAATACCCCCCTCCCTCCCGAGACCTGGCCTTAAtacccctcccccctctcctgAGACCAGGTCTTaatactcctcctctctcccatgACCTGGGCTTAAtacccctccctctctcctagCCCTGGGCTTAAtacccctccctctctcctggctCTGGGCTTAATACCCCCTTGGTTAGCGCAGGGTGAGGCGCTGACAGTCGACCTGACTGGCTCCTGAGCTCAGTCTGACCTCGAACAGCGGAACAGTAAAGAACATGTGGAAAAGCTCATGTATTGGGGGTCCTGTTCAAGGACTGGTTAGAAATCAGAGTCCCTGAACCTCAGTGCTTGTCTGTAGGGGTCCTGCAGACTCAGGACAATCTTTCAAAAGGAGAATTTCCAAAGCTAGACTCGCCTGAAGCGTGATTTGTGTAAACTTGTATCTTTAAAAAGTCCCACGGTCAAGCCTGGCAGTAATAAACAAGATTAATCAATAAACGTGTTCTGCCAACACTGGGTGGCATGGTGACGCACAGCCAGACTCAGCTGGGTTCCAGTGAGCTGGAgagcctgtctgtgtggagtctgcatgttcagGTATCCTTGTTCTTTCCCTCCTCCGTGAGGAGCAGGAGCAAGGGGTTTCTGGGGGTCCCTAGCTGGGGGGAACCAGCCGTGTGTCTGGCGAGCTGATGGACTTGCAGCTGGCAGAGCCCCCCAGCGCCACACCCCGTCCAGCCCTGAGCTCCAGACCGGCACCAACAACCCCAAACGACTTGTACTAAAACTCATTAAAAACCCATAATACTATCTGGAAAGAAGGTGagcacctccactggctccGTCTGGGGTCCCTGTGAGCTGCTGCCAGTCCGAGCAGCAGTGGCGCCTGTGCGTGTGGGCGTGTCCGCGCAGGCTGcccctcccacactccacacagaacaGCTGAGACAGCGCACAGCGTCTGCGATGGGAGGCTCTGCTTCCACACTGTCACCCCCAGCCTACATTTTCACGGTTTCATCCTTAGCTGAACAGCCTGGGCTGTGACTCCGCTCACAGGCGCTTGGCAATTTAAGAGCCAGGGTGCCCACCGTGATGCCCCCGCAACGTCACACTGAGGGCACAGACTCCGCGCTGGGTAACTGCACTGGTCCAGGGTACACAGGGGTGCAGCACAGCAGAGCAGGGGCAGGGCAACACCTCCCTGGTAAACACTCTACTGTGGCTACAGCTGCTCCTGGAGCGGGCTGCACCTGCGCAGGCACAGCTAGGAGCTGCTCCAGGAGCAGGCTGCTCAGGGCTGCAGCTGCGCATTCACAGCTGAGAGCTGCTCCAGTAGCAGGCTGCACCTGCGCAGGCACAGCTGGGAGCTGCTCCAGTAGCAGGCTGCACCTGCGCAGGCACAGCTGAGAGCTGCTCCAGTAGCAGGCTGCACCTGCGCAGGCACAGCTGAGAGCTGCTCCAGGAGCAGGCTGCACCTGCGCAGGCACAGCTGGGAGCTGCTCCAGGAGCAGGCTGCTCAGGGCAAGAGCTCCGATCAGCCCCCATGTCCCCGAGCCGCCCTCCCAGCAGCCCAGGTCTGCACATCGCAGTGCGAGAGCAGGGAAGAGCCCCTCACTCCCCCTTCAGACTCGCAACAAAGCCTCTGTAATATATATCTGTATAGAACAACACTATGCTACATAGAAAATCTCCACCTAATATCGAAGACTAACTGTACCAGCCTCTAAAACCGAAAGGGGGAGTATGTACACAGGGCTGAGGGTGTATTAACAAGTACAATATTACAAAATCTTCAAGAAGGCATCTCTGATACTCTGGGGCACAGGGCCTCCCTGTCCCTGCCAGTCTCTCTGCCAGTCCGAGCTGCAGCACTTGCGCCCGGCTCTACTTGAAGTTGGCGTAGTCGGAGAAGGCGTCGATGTACTCCTGGACCACCTTGTAACAGAACTCGTACTGCTCCTGCGGGGGAAACGGAAATGGGACACGTATCACAACACtggcgccccctggtggccatCGGCCGCAACAGCAACAATACACTCCTGCCTCCGATAATCTGCCAATGAGATGGAGAGCAGGGGGAAGAGACAGCAGATGGatgagagacagggagagacgaCGAGGGCCGTGGT is a window from the Lepisosteus oculatus isolate fLepOcu1 chromosome 3, fLepOcu1.hap2, whole genome shotgun sequence genome containing:
- the LOC102698806 gene encoding BCL2/adenovirus E1B 19 kDa protein-interacting protein 3 codes for the protein MTAPRAPSPPDSLLGSWEELQACEAGVEGPARTHSSLLQGELESILLEAQLESERGSRTDSPPQVLSPRNRASPRTESEPGNSTEHPTVQSEEWQCPNTDVDRSGSSQWVWDWASRPENLPPKEFLFQHPKQTGSLSERKRSFFSSDLLFLFIPSILASHLLTLGLGIYIGKRLAASSAGAL